Proteins from one Candidatus Eisenbacteria bacterium genomic window:
- a CDS encoding T9SS type A sorting domain-containing protein, whose product MRKTSVLFLACAVIVMVTAQNPAKAQYLYVDSNGDGLSTASDRLNATGPTRVSIWLRTDTNKDGSKAVYARSPSQPLTMFSYEFILHAAGGTVKWGAYTNLIATMGDGFGEFSNATDFYTGHGGLTPLPPGKHQLGTLTVTAASGDPRLSFASTTSIRPDLHTSFGSLCIGKDGDHTLKYTDDPSQVGVAPQEVAGDWTGADGTNAPAGAALASGLESSSQSQAPHPDGVSPNPLNPQGWITFTMKLPGFARVTLFDTNGRLVRTLLDRQDLGQGTQSVRIDGLNRQGKRLGSGVYFYRIETSEGMKQGRCVVLK is encoded by the coding sequence ATGAGGAAGACATCGGTGTTATTCCTAGCTTGTGCGGTGATCGTCATGGTCACTGCGCAGAACCCAGCCAAAGCGCAGTATCTGTACGTCGATAGCAACGGCGATGGCCTCTCTACGGCGAGCGACCGGCTAAACGCGACCGGCCCGACAAGGGTCTCGATTTGGCTTAGAACCGATACGAACAAGGACGGATCCAAAGCCGTGTACGCGCGTTCCCCATCTCAACCGCTGACGATGTTCTCCTATGAATTCATCCTTCATGCGGCCGGCGGGACGGTCAAATGGGGCGCGTATACCAATCTCATCGCCACCATGGGGGACGGATTTGGAGAATTCAGCAACGCCACCGATTTCTACACCGGGCACGGGGGCCTGACACCGCTGCCGCCCGGGAAGCACCAGCTCGGGACCCTAACAGTGACGGCCGCCTCAGGTGACCCCCGCCTCTCGTTTGCATCAACGACGTCGATCCGCCCCGACCTCCACACCTCATTCGGATCGTTGTGCATCGGGAAGGACGGCGACCACACGCTCAAGTATACGGATGATCCGTCACAGGTGGGCGTTGCTCCCCAGGAGGTCGCTGGCGACTGGACCGGGGCTGACGGCACGAACGCTCCTGCCGGCGCGGCACTCGCGTCCGGCTTGGAATCGAGTTCCCAAAGCCAAGCACCGCACCCCGATGGAGTCTCGCCAAACCCACTAAACCCGCAAGGGTGGATCACATTTACGATGAAGCTCCCTGGATTCGCACGTGTTACTCTCTTCGACACGAACGGACGTCTCGTGAGGACACTTCTGGACAGGCAGGATCTCGGCCAGGGTACTCAATCGGTGCGCATCGACGGGCTGAATAGACAAGGAAAGCGTCTTGGTTCCGGCGTGTACTTCTACAGGATCGAGACCTCGGAGGGGATGAAACAAGGGAGGTGTGTAGTTCTGAAATAG